The following is a genomic window from Nymphaea colorata isolate Beijing-Zhang1983 unplaced genomic scaffold, ASM883128v2 scaffold0241, whole genome shotgun sequence.
GTTTAAGGTCAGTTACTTCCGCATCGTAAAGATCGGCCAGGTCAGTTATATAGTCTTCAACGGTTCGATTGCTTTCGTAGGCTAGCTAGATAGGGTCCTCGTTGCCTTGGGTCTTTTTGAATTTAATCATCGAGATTtattgcttttgaaaaaaattataaatggtAAATCAAGCTATCGCTTCATTTCATGGAGATGGTAAAGgctggaaaaaaattaataattacagttattttatttctttgggAAGATGGAATAGAGTCTTAGTGAATAGCTATTGAATGCCTTATTTTTGCGATGCATCGAAGAAATGCCTTTATCCCAATAAAAAGGACTCATTTAGATGCATTAATAAGTTTACTTTCATTCTATTTGATTATAATCAACGTCTATTTCAAACCATCATGGCAAGCACTCCAATTTCCTCTAAATTGTTGATAAAGTCATCTCTTCTGTGATGGAGAAAGCTATTATTTGTTCCATATtatagattttattttttaaactatcGAAAATGATCTCAAAGAAGAAACCTTCGCTTGCGTCGTCAAAGAATCATCAATCAAACAGCAAGCTAAGCGCGGATAATAAGCAAAACcttagaaaaagctatcaaaaACACTCCAGAAAGGGTACCGTAGATTATGAACCCATCAATTTGCAAAGCCTTATCAATGCCAGCTCTATGCCTCCGCACGAGATCTCGTCAACCACAATCTACAATAAAACATCAATAGCATTGTCTTTGGTATTTTTTACCCTATAAAAGGCTATCCCACTTCCTTTTCGCTACAACTCAAAGAAGCAATTGCTTTTCCAATACGACCGAATATCTCCATTAATATTACATCTTGAATAAGCATAGAATCTAATACCTTGGTGGAAAGACAACAATTTAGTCGGCATTGGTGGAGACTATCCAAGGCAAAAACCACTTATAATTTATATCCAAGCCAAATATGAACTTCGAAGCTGGCATTTACCCCATCATGAATCAATAtatgatcaaaagaaaaagatatgtCAAAAAGATTACATCACTTCAAACCCAATCTTCGGTTCAAAGATAACCTACGCCTTGGACTAAAGAACTACCCACTTTAGTCTCATATAGAGATCATGAGGATAGTGAAGTATATGATCGATAAAAATGCAgcaattcatccaaaaataaaGGTTAAATACTTCATAAAGTTTTGAACTGAAGAAATTGACAGAATGCATAAAAGATATGTTCAATAAGCAAATATTTGACAACCAGAAGTAGAGATAATGATCTGGCCTGGTGGGCAAAACAGTTGGATGGTTAAGGTAAGTCAATATAAAAAAACCTTTCCTGTAATGCGATTTCAGTAGCATTCAATGCAACTCTAAGAACGATCTTCATGTAGAATCAAGGTCAAGGATAAATGGTCCAGTGATATCGAATAAACTATGGATTAGGATCGTTACGCCGTAAATATGAGTAGCAAAAGCAGCCAAACCGAAACAGTCCAGTTAGATAACGGTAAAAAAATCTTTAGGCATAGAAGAAACCCAACCGAGGCACTCCACACAAAAGAGCATTAATTTGAAGAGCCAATGACTCCCAAATAAAACTGTCGATCAGTATTTACTTCCGCCCAGAATATAATCTTGAATTCTCCAAAGCATCATCATAAAAGCAAATCCAAAAGTAAGAATTTCGAAGTTAATGAAGCTTATTTACTTCggttttaaaaaagaaagcaaccGTCGGGAAATACAAACCTCAAAGAAAACAATCATAAGGAGAAAAGCAAAGTAAAAAGTGAGATCAGCAAGAGCAAAAGTAAATAAAAGTTAAAgttcacaaagaaaaaatgagttttctcatcttgttagtttattttattCTGTTTCTAAACTAGACCGTATTCATCAATCTTACTTTACCTTtcaaaaaagacatttttcGTTACCTCAAAATTCTCTTCCGAAGTCCCATCTCCTGCCAATAGCttgatttattatttaaaaagatTTGTATTCTTTAATGTCCAAAATATCGTTTTGCTGTTTATAATATAAAGATGATCGACTGGCTGGTGAAACCAAGACAAAGAGTGAAATTTTAAGGCAGATACAACTTTCAACTGCTACTAAACACCTAGCACGTTGATTCCTCGACCACCATCAACATCACGTGCTTCACAGATAAGACCCAACGCGCAGCAGTACCGTGCAATTACATATGGTTCATCATCAAAAATGGCCTCCCGCAATAAGTAACCAACTTCAAAGGATGCACCTTCATCTGCGATACTTCGCATATAGGATATTACGTCCAGGCACACATAATCGTACAGAATTATTATGTAGAGCAATGATGCAGATTATAGCGGAAAAGCCATCGTTACCTTTGGACCAGTCGAACTCGATGTTTCCCTAAAAACTGGCATACTAAATGCCCTATCAACCGGGTCACTTCAGTTGCCGATCTACTTCATAGGCCCTGAGCAAGAATAAAAATAAGGCACTCTTCAGTTGTACGATTCGCAGATAAAACTCATCCATAACTTTTCATAGGCCAACTATATGTTTGACTATTCCATCATCGAGCCTCAGATATCTCCCAACCCCCGAGAGATCACAAAAGCTACCATcactttcaattaaaaatatgagGCAGAAATGCGCCGTTTTGAAAGGAGGCTGTTTTCGCTCAATTAACTCACGTCGTCGAAAAGCTCTTCTTATATGAATCTCACGAAATCGAATATGAAGCCTGTCCACCAAGGTCTTCCAAAGCTATAGATTAAATTTCTGTCTAGATAATCAAGGACTCTTTCTTCTTCACGGTCAAGGCATTTATCGCaaaaaataactgaaaaatTCTGCAATCCTTcgaaaaattgaaaacattaaCTTCTAAAAATAGTAAGATTTTAGCACCATTCTATAGCTGGATAACTTAAAAAGCGACCTTATTCGGTTCGACAGACTCTATAAGCAAGCCcagcaagaaaagaagaaattgcagGACGATAACTGTCGACTATAGAGATAATTATAAAGAAACATAAAACCGAGTGATTTGAGCATGAATGTAAACTACTCAGCAGCCACCAGAAGGGACGATCCAATGGTGCTTAGCAAGATCAACAAACTAGAAGAAAGCAACATGCAGCTTAACATGAAGATCATGAAATTGAATAATTAACTCGAACAAGCTAAAAGCAATGCGTCTATCATCATGAAACCACAAATGGTATTAAGTCCCTTctcaaggaaaaaagaagatgatAATTAGTCATTAGTAGGGCTTTTGGATGATCTGAGCCGCTGTGAACCTGATAGGCAAGTTTAAAAATTATAACAATAAAAGAAAGCTCTTGAAATCAAACTGGAAAAATCGTACTAAAAGATAAATTTATTGGAAAGCAGATTGGTGAAGGCCTCAAATGTCATTCCACCTCCACAAGCCAATcccattaatttcacttataAAGGAAGCCAAGGATTTTCGGATTATCATATGAATAGAATAAGATCTTAGACAAATTAAAGGCTGAAAATGACGAACTTAAGAGAGCCAACGCTTAGCTATACAATGAGAACAAACAGCTTGCCTTACGACTTGAAAAATAGCTCAAAGCTCCACCCAAAAATTAGACAAAATATAGTCTCACCTTACCAAGATTCGATAGCAAAATCGTACCACAGACTTACTTATGTAATCCCGATTTTAGCAATAAAAGTATCAAAATTGACACAATAAATTGACAACTTGACCAacattataaaaacaaaataatcatAACTCCAAAAAGCTCTCTAAAAATGTATCAATCTTTAGCGAAGAGTCCACGACGCTGAATCTAAATGGAGATGCATCGTAAGAACCAAGATGTCTTGAACAGAAGCCAACACATGAGCATTCAAATGGAAAATTACAATGAAGAACAGATCAAAATGCTCAAGGAacataatgattttttaatagaagaaaatgagaaattagTGAGAGCCTGTGAGAAGTATATGGCCGATGCCAAGCAAAACAATATtctcagaaaataaataatccAACTGAAGTAAAAAATCACACATATGAGGACCAATCCATAGGCCAGTTCGTTTATGTGATTTGTATACCACTATCTAGCCTTTTCAGCAATATTACAAATGGCAGCTATTTTATTTTATCCAATATagatattaataataataacgGACAAATGCACCCCTTCCAAGTCTACGCAAGGGTAAGACCTCTCAACGAAAAAGAGTCTGATTTTTACGGTGGAAAAAAGCCATCGCTATCCTCGATAATGAAACCCTCGCAGTCAGAGATCAAGACTACAGAGAGACTCTTTTTCAGCTGGATACTATCTTCGGAGAGGATAGCCAAAACGAGCAAATTTTTGAGGAAGCTGTTCGTCCACTTGCCGACAACTTCCTTCGTGGAATAAATTCAACAGTCCTTGCTTACGGTATCACAGGAGCAGGGAAGTCATTCACCATGTTCGGCAAAAACAACGATTATGCCAAAGGCCAGGACTCATAGAGCTGGCAATTGAGTACATTTGCGATAATCTGGCAAACGAAGAAGACGTACAGCTAAGTCTAAGTTATATGGAGATCTATAATGAGCAGGTATTCGACCTGTTGCGCCATAAGTCAGAAAGCTTGCAGATCCTGGATGACCCAGTAGTCGGAGTCATCGTCAACGATCTTTAGCAGATCTCGATATTCGATACATAGACAGCTTTGAGATGCATATCAGAAGGTAACCAAAGGAGAGTAGTAGCCTAAACAAAGCGAACGAGTTTTCCTCAAGATCCCACGCTATCGTGCAGCTAAACTTGGAGAAAAAGGTTGGATAGACTGTCATAGTTGCTAAATGTCACTAGTCGACCTGGCAGGATCGGAAAAACAAAGCGTGTATGCTGAAAATAAAGGAATCAGGAACTTCTAAGGATCGAATATCAATAAATCTCTACTTACTTTGGGAAACTGCATCAACATCCTAAGTGCAAGAAGGGATATGTCCTTATAGAGATCAAATTGACAAGACTACTAAAGGATTCGCTTGGAGGAAATACAAGAACTTCTATGATAGCTTGTGTCTCTCCTTCACTGCTTGCTATTGATGAAACAATCAACACGATGAAGTATGCATGCAGGGCTCGAAAAATCGAAAAAAACGTCCATCAAAACATCAGATAGCCACGCACCGTATaagaattcaaaaaagaaatcgGAAAGTTAAGAAAGGAGTTATAGTTATGGAAATCATAAAATGGAAGATGCGTTGGAACAACTCGAGAATAGATGCAGGAAATGATccaaaaactaataaaaaatgtCGAAAATTCCACAATCCTCCGCATGCAGTCATCGAATGATCTTTCGGATAAGATGAGAGAAGTTGAGTTGATTGACTAGCAAAGAGTCATCATCAATAGCATTCTCTCAAAGTGCGATGATGAGCCCAAACAGGATGAAAGATTTGTGATCAAGCATAGCTAGAGCTAAAAATTGTTTGCAACGAAGCCTAGATACCAAAGAGATAGCAGCTCCATACAAATAAACCAAAATAATTGCTTGCAAAGGATATCATAGGAGGATCTGGAGAATATGCAGGAAACTGGCTTCATGGTGAAGAAGTAATCCTGTCCCTTTCCCAAAAATAACAGCTTCTAAGTGCCTAAGCTGGAAAATAGGAGGCTTAAGCATCgtcaaataaaaagaaatttgaaggaAATCGTATTTAGCTATCACTAAAATTACTAATCTGAATAGTTACGCATACTGTAGATGGATAGGGCGGTTCAATTCCTTCAATAAAACTAATTTCTACCTTCAGAATAGCGCCACATCTTGTAGAGGATTAGCAACGGATAACAATTAACTGAGAACGACCTGGATTGTTCCACATAGAGCAGAGCCAGCCAATAATAAAGAACAACTTGCAAGAGGCCTCTCCTCAAAAGAATGGCAACCGATTCATGTCTTCGCTGCAGGAAATCCGAAAAATGATGAGGAGGTTCAATAACCAATCCGAATTCAATCTTTACGACCAGCAGGAAGACAAAAGTTTGTTCGAAGACATGCGAATAGAACCACTAATAAATTGATATCCATGAATTATTCTCTACACTAAGGCATACAAACATACCATTTTAAAATCTGATAACAGTTTGCATATTAAACTTTATCTTTTGctcttttgatttgtttttctaaaaatgaacagcctctattttcaaaaatatttctttttagcTGATTAAAACAACTTATTTTTGATCTGATGAGACTTCTGGAATTGTATGCACCCCGAATCGTCTTTAAAACTCCAAAGACTAGCCTAATTtaatcatttattttctttgaatttctttccataTCGATTTCTCCTTTTTATCATATAATTAGAATAAAGCTTCTCCACATCACCCTTACAGCGATTATGCAggttaaaatatgaaaatgtgaGTTTAAGCCTGCGATAATGACGATATTTGCAAGTTACCATTTCAATAAAACAGCAGAATATAAACGATTGATAATCAGATAGCTTGAAGCCCCTTAAAATCTAAACCCAACAAgatatacaaatacatatcaGTATCATTTCATGACAGAAATAATCAAGACTAAAATGTTGTTTAAACACAACGCATATAAATCCCTACAATCAACGTTCCAAGCCGGTATGTTTCATTTATATGACCATTTCCCCTTCGAGCCACCATGTTggtaatttaatttttattgatttcctGATGTGAATGCTCTAATCGAGGATTTGATAATCAGagttaattattttatttgattttgtcaTTATGTCCAAACAATTCCTCGTACCCATGGCCGAACAGTACCCCTTTGGAGAACTCGGAGAAGTCCTCAACGAAGATACACAAGCCCTAGtcaaaaaaacattgaaaatctCATCCCAAGAACAGAAAGAAATCATCAGAAACATGACCCATTTTTTGAAGGTGGCCAGACATTAGTGTCTGATCAATTTAGAAGACGTGGTGGAGCGGAAGGACGAAGTGATTCTCTTCTACGAGTACGCGCCATTCAAGCTGGAAAAATGGATTGTTACCGTTAACGAGGACCTGCTGGAGAGCTTAGAGGAACAGATGCTAGACCTTGCATAAAGTTTGACCCGTTCCAGTATCAAGTTTTCCTTCGACCCTGACTGTCTCGGTTTGAGCAAGGATATGACGGTCAAGTACTTTCTGAGGGAGTTTAACCTGGACTTTTAGGGCAGGAGCAACATTTCGACTAACTTCGGATGGAAATCACGAGGTTTTTTAAGTAATTATACAACTCAGTTCCCAAAAATCCCGAAACAGAGGATGCAAAGCCGTGCCAAAGAATGGAATCATTGTCTACGAATGCTTCTATCTCTCCCCTGGACGACCTCATCACGCTGACCCAAAGCACCATCGTCAAGCGAAGCGAGGAAAAGCCGAGCAAAGCTCTCAAATCTCGGCTAAGGTTGAAAACTCAATGAAGAAGAGCCTGGAAGCGTTgatgaaattcaaaagaatgaatgCCAAGTGACCCCAATCACACTGATGATAAAACTTCACTTCTTCTCATATTCCCATACACAAGACCACCATAAAACTCCAACATATCCCATCCAATTTATCATCCATTTCATCCCCTTACTGACTGCGTGTTAATAGTATTAGGCTGGACTATTAAAGTTGATTTTAATCATAACAGGTGTGATAATTCTAGATGCAGAGCTAATTCGCAGGCACTCTCCAAAACATCCTCGACCAGAAATCCCTCAGGTGGATCTTCGTCGGCGGAAAGGGAGGAGTCGGCAAGACCACCACCAGCAGCAGTCTCGCCACCCTCATCTCACAACAGAACAGAAAGACACTCATCATCTCCACCGACCCAGCTCACAACCTCAGCGATTGCTTCGACCAGAAAGTTACCAGAGATCCCACGCCCATCCAAGGCATCGACAACCTCTACGCCATGGTATTGCCCACTTTATCCAGGAAATTGATCCCAAGGTGAATGTGCAATCCCTCGAGGGCAACATCTTCGACCTTGGCAACGACGAGGGAACTCGAAGCCTCCTTTCAGAGATCATCAGCTCAGTGCCCGGCATTGATTAGGCAATGTCCTTCGGACAGCTGATCGGGTATACCATGGCCTATTCAGAACTATCGAGAAGATGGACTTCGAGGTGATAATCTTCGACACTGCTCCAACCGGCCACACCCTTCGTTTCCTAAACTTCCCCAACATCCTCGAGAAGGGCCTGAGTAAGTTGCTGACCCTGAAGTAGAAGTTCAACAGCATAATGCAAAACATGGGGTCTATCTTCGGCAGCAAGGAGGAGCTGGACAAGACCTTGGACTCCATTTTCGGCaagatggagaagatgaaggagaattCTAAGTTGGTCAACGACCACATGAAGGACAACTCCAAGACCACCTTCATCGCCGTCTGCATTCCCGAGTTCCTCTCCATGTACGAAACCGAACGCCTCATCCAAGAGCTGGCCAAGTTCAACATCGACATCCACAACATCGTCATCAACCAGATCCTCTTCCCCGAGGACGAGTGCAGGATGTGCAAAGCTCGCTCCAAAATGCAGAAAAAGTATCTGGACCAAATCGTCGAACTCTATGAAGATTTCCATATCGTCATCATGCCGCTCCAGGATTAGGAGGTTAGAGGACCAGCCAAACTCAAACACTTCAGCCAGCTTCTCCTGCAGCAGAAGGACCTGCCCAAGTGATGTAAGCGTATCATGCATTCCTATACTGAACTagttataattttatttatgacCGAACAAAAATTATTTCCACTCAGAGTAACTCATCCCCCATACAGCTCCCTCCCAATTTCCACGGCAGGCAGAAACCTTTCAGAAGACTTTCAGAGATATATGTGGAGAAGTCCGTGGAAAGACAGCAGGACGATCCAGAACTCGCACGCACGAAGGTTTCGAACTGGCAGGTCAAACGATTGGACAAAGATATCATAAAATAACGACGAGAGTTTCTAGTCCATCCAGCGTATCTGTTCTTTCACTCAGGAAGATAAGTCAGGACAGTCCTGATTGGTTCAAGTCTACTTTGCACCACTTCCACCGGAGTAACTACGGAGTGAGGCAGCGGGGCGAGCGTACATAGTAGATGAAATACACTGTTCTAAACCAGAGAAGAATAAACCCGTTCATTACTACTGGGGAGGTGGACCTGTAGCGGTCGACCAGGATTAGGCGGGAGCAGCCAGTCGCTGAGAAGATCGGCGGCAGGGATACCAGCTACAGCCTGAGGTGGCCGTCGTAAAGAGAAGTGACAACGAAGATAGGTTCGGTGGAGAGTAGGGATTTCAGCGTGAGGCAGCCTTTGCTGAAGATAGGCCAGACGCATACTCACAACTTCATCAATACCTACCAAATCGCATGATCTTAATTTTCACTCAAGTGATCCATCATCCTCCATAACATTAACAATCCGATAGAAAGTTAGTCATTTATAAGTTATAGCTATTGCTGCACTGATCCGTAAAATGAACAATCAAATCATAATCATCAGCTCTCATTCTCCTCCTGGATGTACAGCTCCTCCACCAGCTTCTCTGCACGGTTGTAGTAACTTCTATACTTGTGCAGCTGGAAGGTTTTCCTGTTCAGACTCCTCACGTCCTTCACCAACAGCATGCCCTGCAGGTAGTGCTCCAGAGCTCTCAGCTCGAAGTCAGTCTTACCGTGGTAGTAGGGCAAAATGGGAATGCCGTTGTCCAACTGAGCTGCGTAGGAGTAGGCTGCGTTGTCGACCAGCACCATCTCAGACATGTCCCGGTCGATTACCCTCAAGTCCTTGCAGTACATGCCCTCTGGAGTCTGGTAGCAGTGCTCGCGGAACAGCCTGTGGTGGATGTAGCGGTCCTCGGGGTCCAGGTAGTCCAGCACCACGTTGGCGTAGCAGCTGTGGCTGGCAGTGAACACGATGATTTCGAAGTTTTTGCTGAGGTTTTCGAGGATTTCCTGGGCGTGGGGACGGATGTTGATGCCGGCCTCGATGACCTCGCCGGTGGGGAAGGTGATGGGCAGCTTGACGTCGAAGGGAGGAGTGAGGGTGTCGTTGCAGTGGATCAGCGTTTCGTCAAGGTCAAAAATGAcagtttttcttccttttttattggATGGTTACCCTCGAAGCCCTCCCGGCGTGGAAGGTGGACCTGTCTCTGCCTCATCTCCTCATCAGAGGCGAATTGTGAATTCTCTAGTATCTTGAGGATGTGTAGGGAGGTGAGGAGGTGTTCCCTGCCGAGCGACTTATCGTCCTTGTAGCTCTTGATGATTTCGGAAATATAGTAGATGTTGTGTCTGGGCGAATAGGGGTCTTTATCGAAGGTATGCAGCTCCTTGTGCTCGGGAACGCTGGTGATGAACTCCTTCAAGTTCACCTTTTTATGCGCCTCCCTTTCCTAATTCCTCCTCCGCTCCTCCTCCCTCTGTTCCTCCCTTCGCTTCCTGGCCTCCAGGAGCTGCTgcttctcctccctcttcttctggaCGTGGCGCTTCATCTCTGCGATTTTGGACTCGATGAAGTTGAGCTTCTCATGCAGTTTCAGGTAATCTTTGTTCTCCTCCTCCTGCAGCCGCTTCTACTCGTTGAGGGAGGGACTGCTCGAGTTTTTATTCAGCTAACGACCGCGATCCCCCCGGCTCGCCGGCTTGTACTCCGGAGATGGATCCTCCTTCTACTTGCGCTGGTATCTGTTCGGCTATCGGTCCTCGTTCTCGCCGCTCTTGGGCCGCTTGATGGAGTTGTAAGCTGGACGGTTGTCTGCGCCTCTGTACCTGTTCATATCTGGCGAGTTGTGCTTCCGTGCCTCCTGTTGATCGCGATTGTTCTCTAGACGAGCTTTGATGGTTTCGTAGACGCGAGGCTGTCCAGCACGTGGCGAGTTGTTCTTGAGGAACCGATCCTAGTTTTGAGGCTTGGGGTAGTCCACTGTCTGTCGGGTTCGCATTTGAATAATTATTATCAATAAAATCTTTGGAATGTTCGCCAAATGCGCCCCCGAAGGATTGCCCTGAATGCCTGAGGGCGTATGGTCTTGCTGGATGGTGTGATAGTGGATGTGCGGGGAGTGATGataaatatatcaaaacttGAGGATCATAACACTGACATTATCCTTGCTGCCGTTCATCTTGGCGTACTTGACGAGCGTGGCCGCCATGGTATTGGCCTGCTCCACTGACTTGCACAACTCCACCACTTTCTGGTCCTCGCAGACGTCCCACAAACCGTCAGAAGCTATCACTAAAAAGTTGGTCTTGTTGGTGATCTAGAACTCCTCGATGTCTGGGATGTTCGAAACGCCTTGCGTCTTTAGCTACAGGTCACCCAGAGCACGGGTTACCGCCAAAGATCCAGAGACCTCCCCTTTATGATTATTCCGCCCTCCTTTCTGAATAACGCGGGGAGTACTTGATTCGCTATATCTCGCTTTGGGTGGTTGGCTTGTGATCGACGCTCACTCTCTTTGCGACACCGTCAATGCTGAGAACAGCTCTCGTATCGCCCAAGTTAGCCACATAGCACATCCTTCTGGGTCCCTCCTTCCTCACGAAGACCAAACAGCAGGTACTGCCAGTATCACTCGCTCCAACCAGCTTCAATTGGTCGTCAGCCTTGGCTAGAGTACGGGTGATCACATCCTTTATGCTGCTTCCCTTCTTATCCAGTTCGCATTCGAAAATCTGTCTCGATGGAGTGGTACGTTCGGGATGACCTGAGAACAATATTCGGAGACTTGTCTTCCGCCGTGGCCGTCGAAGATGCCGAAGAGGCCTGAGCCGTCTCCGTTGAAATTGTCAACACACATGGAAACTAGGTGAGGAGAGCAGTACAGTCCTCCATGTTGAGGCGGGAGGGGTAATTCTTATCCTCGTGGTATCCGATCTCCTTGACTGAGACTGCATTCTTGATGTGGAACTGGCTCGGCTTGACGTCCATTATTTgatttaatcag
Proteins encoded in this region:
- the LOC116268368 gene encoding uncharacterized protein LOC116268368 — its product is MEPTLYLMFCGILQSMRMLWMGSSMRSSPRCPAPSCLFGIFDGHGGRQVSEYCSQVIPNKVVELCKSVEQANTMAATLVKYAKMNGSKDNVSVMILKF